The following proteins are encoded in a genomic region of Thioclava nitratireducens:
- the thyX gene encoding FAD-dependent thymidylate synthase, producing MALTPEQQAEIDAQRAETQMTARAVSPGMEKRLYTAHEVLDHGVVRVIDYMGDDNAIVQAARVSYGRGTKTVNSDAGLIRYLMRHWHSTPFEMCEVKFHVKLPVFVARQWIRHRTANVNEYSARYSILDREFYIPEASQLAAQSSQNHQGRGQVLEGAEAARVLDILRDDAMRAYDHYEDMLTPDEDAGKQGLARELARMNLPTNIYTQWYWKVDLHNLFHFLRLRADSHAQYEIRVYAETMCDIVRDWVPAAYSAFEDYRLGGVNLSGKAVELLKRRLAGEEITQETSGMSKGEWREFTEVWG from the coding sequence ATGGCGCTCACCCCCGAACAACAAGCTGAGATCGACGCACAGCGCGCCGAGACGCAAATGACCGCGCGGGCGGTTTCGCCGGGGATGGAGAAGCGGCTCTATACAGCCCATGAAGTGCTCGATCACGGGGTGGTCCGGGTCATCGACTACATGGGCGACGACAATGCGATCGTGCAGGCCGCGCGCGTCTCCTATGGCCGGGGCACCAAGACGGTGAACAGCGACGCGGGCCTGATCCGCTACCTGATGCGGCACTGGCATTCGACCCCGTTCGAGATGTGCGAGGTCAAGTTCCACGTCAAGCTTCCGGTCTTCGTCGCGCGTCAGTGGATCCGCCACCGCACCGCAAACGTCAACGAATACTCCGCGCGCTACTCGATCCTCGACCGCGAGTTCTACATCCCCGAGGCCAGCCAGCTCGCCGCGCAATCGAGCCAGAACCATCAGGGCCGCGGTCAGGTGCTCGAAGGCGCCGAGGCCGCCCGCGTGCTCGACATCCTGCGCGACGACGCGATGCGCGCCTATGACCATTACGAGGACATGCTGACGCCCGACGAGGATGCGGGCAAACAGGGCCTCGCGCGGGAACTTGCGCGGATGAACCTGCCCACCAATATTTACACCCAGTGGTATTGGAAGGTGGACCTGCACAACCTCTTCCACTTCCTGCGCCTGCGCGCCGACAGCCACGCGCAATACGAGATCCGCGTCTATGCCGAGACCATGTGCGACATCGTGCGTGACTGGGTCCCCGCGGCCTATTCGGCCTTCGAGGATTATAGGTTGGGCGGGGTGAACCTGTCGGGCAAGGCGGTGGAGCTGCTGAAGCGCCGTCTGGCGGGCGAGGAGATCACGCAGGAGACGTCCGGCATGAGCAAAGGGGAGTGGCGGGAGTTTACGGAGGTTTGGGGGTGA
- a CDS encoding VOC family protein produces the protein MKIEYLHTMVRVLDLEKSKAFYELLGLKERNRIENEKGRFTLVFMCPPDQDDGTADVELTWNWDGDSGLPSDSRHFGHLAYRVENIYEMCQHLMDNGVTINRPPRDGHMAFVRSPDNISVELLQMGESLPIQEPWASMENTGSW, from the coding sequence ATGAAAATCGAATATCTGCACACGATGGTCCGCGTGCTCGACCTCGAGAAATCGAAAGCCTTCTACGAGCTTCTGGGGCTCAAGGAACGCAACCGCATCGAAAACGAGAAGGGCCGCTTCACGCTGGTCTTCATGTGCCCGCCCGATCAGGACGACGGCACGGCGGATGTCGAGCTGACCTGGAACTGGGACGGCGATAGCGGGCTGCCCTCGGACAGCCGCCATTTCGGCCACCTCGCCTACCGCGTCGAGAATATCTACGAGATGTGCCAGCACCTGATGGACAACGGCGTAACGATCAACCGTCCGCCGCGCGACGGTCACATGGCCTTCGTGCGCTCGCCCGACAATATCTCGGTCGAGCTGCTGCAGATGGGGGAGTCGCTGCCGATCCAGGAACCCTGGGCCAGCATGGAGAACACCGGCAGCTGGTGA
- the pth gene encoding aminoacyl-tRNA hydrolase — protein MQLWVGLGNPGAKYANNRHNIGFMALDRIAEDHGFAPWRGKFQGQVSEGRFGSTRVVLLKPETFMNLSGQSVRAAADFYKVDVSDITVFHDELDLAPGKCRLKQGGGHAGHNGLRSIHQHMGPDYARVRLGIGHPGHKDRVAGYVLNDFPKAEQEMLDDLLRGISDGAPALAAGDGSKFLNAVSLRVAPPRSSTGTKAPAKADTSAPQDAPQPAPQKKEATETRSPFDKLKDHFRK, from the coding sequence ATGCAACTCTGGGTGGGCCTGGGAAATCCGGGCGCGAAATACGCGAACAACCGTCACAATATCGGCTTCATGGCGCTCGACCGGATCGCCGAGGATCACGGCTTCGCCCCGTGGCGCGGCAAGTTTCAGGGGCAGGTGAGTGAGGGCCGTTTCGGCTCAACCCGCGTTGTGCTGCTGAAACCCGAGACCTTCATGAACTTGTCCGGCCAATCCGTGCGCGCGGCCGCCGATTTCTACAAGGTCGACGTCTCCGACATCACCGTCTTCCATGACGAGCTGGACCTCGCCCCCGGCAAGTGCCGCCTAAAGCAGGGCGGCGGCCATGCGGGGCATAACGGGCTGCGCTCGATCCATCAGCATATGGGGCCCGACTATGCGCGGGTGCGGCTCGGGATCGGCCATCCGGGCCACAAGGACCGCGTGGCGGGCTATGTGCTCAACGATTTCCCGAAGGCGGAGCAGGAGATGCTCGACGATCTGCTGCGCGGGATTTCGGACGGCGCGCCCGCATTGGCGGCGGGCGACGGGTCGAAATTCCTCAATGCGGTGAGCCTGCGGGTCGCGCCGCCGCGCTCTTCGACCGGAACCAAAGCGCCCGCGAAAGCCGACACCTCTGCCCCGCAAGACGCCCCGCAGCCCGCCCCGCAAAAGAAAGAGGCCACGGAAACCCGCAGCCCCTTCGACAAGCTCAAGGATCACTTTCGCAAGTAA
- a CDS encoding 50S ribosomal protein L25/general stress protein Ctc, with protein sequence MAKEIETIKAVARTGTGKGAARQARREGLVPGIVYGDGKDPVAINLDYNRLITRLRKGRFMSTLFNLKMEGQEDVRVICRGVQKDVVKDLPTHVDFMRTHRNSRISLFVHVEFINHEKAPGLKRGGTLVAVRPEVELNVLAGDIPEQIVVDLEGKQIGDTIHISDVDLPKGAKPTIERDFVIANVAPPKGFGGGSSDEDEGEEASEEATEE encoded by the coding sequence ATGGCAAAAGAGATCGAAACGATCAAAGCCGTGGCGCGTACGGGGACGGGCAAGGGGGCCGCTCGGCAAGCGCGTCGTGAGGGCCTCGTGCCCGGTATCGTGTATGGCGACGGCAAGGACCCGGTTGCAATCAACCTTGACTACAACCGCCTGATCACCCGCCTGCGCAAAGGCCGCTTCATGTCCACCCTCTTCAACCTGAAGATGGAAGGCCAGGAAGACGTCCGCGTGATCTGCCGCGGCGTTCAGAAAGACGTCGTGAAGGACCTGCCGACCCATGTCGACTTCATGCGCACCCACCGCAACTCGCGCATCTCGCTCTTCGTGCATGTCGAGTTCATCAACCACGAGAAGGCGCCCGGCCTGAAGCGCGGCGGCACCCTCGTCGCGGTGCGCCCGGAAGTCGAACTCAACGTTCTCGCCGGCGATATCCCCGAGCAGATCGTGGTCGACCTCGAAGGCAAGCAGATCGGCGACACCATCCACATCTCCGACGTGGACCTGCCGAAAGGCGCCAAGCCCACCATTGAGCGTGACTTCGTGATCGCGAACGTCGCCCCGCCGAAAGGCTTCGGTGGCGGTTCCTCCGACGAGGACGAGGGCGAAGAAGCCAGCGAAGAAGCGACCGAAGAGTAA
- a CDS encoding bifunctional helix-turn-helix transcriptional regulator/GNAT family N-acetyltransferase, producing the protein MDSIARIRRFNRAVTRQLGALNSSFLGRGRPLGSARVLNLIGRGQGDVAKLREVLALDSGQMSRLLRGLEGEGLIVMEDDPEDGRRRIARLTDAGQAEFAEYERLSDAQAADILSRHPDHAALLGAMDLIATSLTRSEIEIVPCDPLDPRAQSCLAKYYAELSARFDGGFDVSLSKDPEAAEMRPPHGTFLIALSDGLPLGCAALKGGADYAEVKRVWIAPAARGLGLARQLMNALEVSARELGHLRLRLDTNSALPEAIAMYQRFGWHEIPRYNNDPYPDRFFEKRLLAQE; encoded by the coding sequence ATGGATTCTATCGCACGTATACGCCGGTTCAACCGGGCCGTCACCCGACAGCTCGGGGCGCTCAACTCGTCTTTCCTGGGGCGTGGCCGCCCGCTTGGTTCTGCGCGGGTGCTCAACCTGATCGGGCGCGGGCAGGGGGATGTCGCGAAACTGCGCGAGGTATTGGCCCTCGATTCCGGGCAGATGAGCCGCCTGTTGCGCGGGCTGGAGGGCGAGGGATTGATCGTGATGGAGGACGATCCCGAGGACGGGCGGCGCCGCATCGCGCGGCTCACCGACGCGGGCCAGGCGGAATTCGCGGAATATGAACGGCTCTCCGATGCGCAGGCGGCGGATATCCTGTCCCGCCATCCCGATCACGCCGCGCTGCTGGGGGCGATGGACCTGATCGCGACGTCGTTGACGCGCAGCGAGATCGAGATTGTGCCCTGCGACCCACTCGATCCGCGCGCGCAGTCCTGTCTGGCCAAATATTATGCGGAACTCTCTGCCCGGTTCGACGGGGGCTTCGACGTGAGCCTGTCGAAAGACCCCGAGGCCGCCGAGATGCGTCCGCCCCATGGCACGTTCCTGATCGCCTTATCCGACGGATTGCCGCTGGGCTGCGCAGCCCTGAAGGGCGGGGCGGACTATGCCGAGGTGAAACGCGTCTGGATTGCCCCCGCCGCACGCGGCTTGGGGTTAGCGCGGCAGCTAATGAACGCGCTCGAAGTCTCGGCCCGCGAACTGGGCCACCTGCGCCTGCGGCTCGACACGAATTCAGCGCTGCCCGAAGCGATCGCAATGTACCAGCGCTTCGGCTGGCACGAGATCCCGCGTTACAACAACGATCCCTACCCGGACCGGTTCTTCGAGAAACGCCTGCTCGCTCAGGAATAA
- a CDS encoding alpha-hydroxy acid oxidase: MPVITSIADLKRLHKRRTPKMFYDYAESGSYTEQTFRENTEDFAQIRLNQRIARDMTGRSTKSTMLGQDVAMPVALAPVGMTGMQRADGEIKAARAAEKFGVPYTLSTMSICSIEDVAENVSQPFWFQIYTLTDDDYNKRVLDRARAAGCSALVITVDLQLLGQRHKDLKNGLTAPPKFTPAVLADLATKWRWGIEMLQTRRRFFGNIVGHVESAADPASLASWTAEKFDQSLNWDRIKQLMDMWGGKVILKGILSEEDAEMAAATGADAIVVSNHGGRQLDGALSSIRMLPKIVNAVGDKTEVWLDSGIRSGQDVLKALALGAKGVMIGRAYVYGLGAMGEPGVTKALEVIQKELDTSMALCGKRRIEDLGRDDLLIPNGFFDTYS, from the coding sequence ATGCCCGTCATCACCTCCATCGCCGATCTGAAACGTCTGCATAAGCGCCGCACGCCGAAGATGTTCTACGATTACGCGGAAAGCGGCTCGTATACCGAGCAGACCTTCCGCGAGAATACCGAGGATTTCGCGCAGATCCGGCTCAACCAGCGGATCGCGCGGGACATGACGGGGCGCTCGACGAAATCGACGATGCTGGGTCAGGACGTCGCGATGCCGGTGGCGCTCGCGCCGGTCGGGATGACGGGGATGCAGCGCGCGGATGGCGAGATCAAGGCGGCGCGCGCGGCGGAGAAGTTCGGCGTACCCTACACGCTGTCGACGATGTCGATCTGCTCGATCGAGGACGTGGCCGAGAATGTCAGCCAGCCCTTCTGGTTCCAGATTTATACGCTGACCGACGACGACTATAACAAGCGCGTGCTGGATCGGGCACGGGCCGCGGGCTGCTCCGCGCTGGTCATCACGGTCGATCTGCAGCTGCTGGGGCAGCGGCACAAGGACCTCAAGAACGGCCTGACGGCGCCGCCGAAATTCACCCCCGCCGTGCTGGCCGATCTGGCCACGAAATGGCGCTGGGGCATCGAGATGCTGCAGACCAGGCGGCGCTTCTTCGGCAATATCGTTGGCCATGTGGAGAGCGCCGCCGATCCCGCCTCGCTGGCAAGTTGGACGGCGGAAAAATTCGATCAGTCGCTCAACTGGGACCGGATCAAGCAGCTCATGGACATGTGGGGCGGCAAGGTGATCCTGAAGGGAATCCTGAGCGAAGAAGATGCCGAGATGGCGGCCGCCACAGGAGCCGATGCGATCGTGGTCTCGAACCATGGCGGGCGTCAGCTCGACGGGGCGCTCAGCTCGATCCGGATGCTGCCGAAGATCGTCAACGCAGTCGGCGACAAGACCGAAGTCTGGCTCGACAGCGGTATCCGCTCGGGGCAGGACGTGCTCAAGGCGCTGGCGCTTGGCGCGAAGGGCGTGATGATCGGGCGCGCCTATGTCTACGGTCTGGGCGCGATGGGCGAGCCGGGCGTAACCAAGGCGCTCGAGGTCATCCAAAAAGAGCTGGACACATCGATGGCTCTGTGTGGCAAGCGCCGGATCGAGGATCTGGGCCGGGACGATCTGCTGATCCCGAACGGGTTCTTCGACACTTATTCCTGA
- a CDS encoding ZIP family metal transporter yields the protein MGGMVAGVATAAGAIPALLGRSMSQRTADTMLGFAAGVMLSASYFSLILPGIDVAETMLGSVWVAAAIAAIGIAIGAGFVAWLNATLPHEHFTSGREGADAAQLARIWLFVIAITIHNFPEGLSIGVAFGAGNENGFSVMTGISLQDIPEGLAVAVALIGQGYSRRKAFFVTAMTGAVEPVGALVGAAAVSVSGALLPWGLTFAAGAMLYIISHEILPETHRNGHQNRATAGLLFGLILMMFLDVTLG from the coding sequence ATGGGCGGCATGGTGGCGGGCGTCGCGACAGCCGCCGGGGCGATCCCGGCGCTCCTGGGTCGCTCGATGAGCCAGCGCACCGCCGATACGATGCTGGGCTTTGCGGCGGGCGTGATGCTCTCGGCGTCGTATTTCTCGCTGATCCTGCCGGGGATCGACGTGGCAGAGACGATGTTGGGCTCTGTCTGGGTCGCCGCCGCCATCGCCGCGATCGGGATCGCCATCGGCGCGGGCTTCGTGGCCTGGCTGAACGCGACCTTGCCCCACGAACACTTCACCTCCGGCCGTGAGGGTGCCGATGCGGCGCAACTGGCGCGGATCTGGCTCTTCGTGATCGCGATCACCATTCACAACTTTCCCGAAGGTCTGTCGATCGGCGTCGCTTTCGGCGCGGGCAACGAGAACGGCTTCTCGGTTATGACTGGCATCTCGCTGCAAGACATCCCGGAAGGCCTCGCCGTGGCCGTCGCGCTGATCGGGCAGGGTTATTCTCGGCGGAAGGCCTTCTTCGTCACCGCGATGACCGGGGCGGTCGAACCCGTGGGCGCGCTGGTCGGCGCAGCTGCCGTGTCGGTCTCCGGCGCACTGCTGCCATGGGGGCTGACCTTTGCAGCGGGTGCCATGCTATACATCATCAGCCACGAGATTCTCCCGGAAACCCACCGCAACGGGCACCAGAACCGCGCGACCGCCGGGCTACTCTTCGGCCTGATCCTGATGATGTTCCTCGACGTGACGCTTGGCTGA
- a CDS encoding aspartate aminotransferase family protein — MIPSVLPTYNRAPLAFVKGEGSWLETADGNRYLDMGAGIAVNALGHAAPELVEALTEQAAKLWHVSNLYQIPQQQALADALVEKTFADTVFFTNSGTEAAELAIKMARKYWSSKGEDRVEIITFEGAFHGRSTGAISATPKSEKMVKGFGPLLPGFTQLPWGDHEALKAAVTDKTAAILIEPIQGEGGIRPVPDQCLKGLRDLCDETGALLIFDEVQCGVGRSGRLFAHEWAGVTPDIMMVAKGIGGGFPLGAVLATEEAASGMVAGTHGSTYGGNPLGCAVGARVMEIVSEPAFLDQVNAKAGFLRQKLEGLIAAHPETFESVRGTGLMLGLKCKRAPADLVVAAYDQHLLTVPAADNVLRLLPALNISEADLAEAVTRLDAAASQLEKAA; from the coding sequence ATGATCCCCTCCGTCCTGCCGACCTATAATCGCGCACCGCTCGCCTTCGTTAAGGGCGAAGGTTCCTGGCTCGAGACGGCGGACGGGAACCGATATCTCGATATGGGCGCTGGGATCGCGGTGAATGCGCTGGGTCATGCCGCGCCGGAACTGGTCGAGGCGCTGACCGAGCAGGCCGCGAAGCTTTGGCACGTCTCGAACCTCTACCAGATCCCGCAACAGCAGGCGCTGGCCGATGCGCTGGTCGAGAAGACCTTCGCCGATACGGTCTTCTTCACCAATTCCGGCACCGAGGCTGCGGAACTCGCGATCAAGATGGCGCGGAAATACTGGTCCTCGAAAGGCGAGGACCGGGTGGAGATCATCACCTTCGAGGGCGCCTTCCACGGCCGCTCCACCGGTGCGATCTCGGCCACGCCGAAATCGGAAAAGATGGTGAAGGGCTTCGGCCCGCTGCTGCCCGGCTTCACCCAGCTTCCCTGGGGCGATCACGAGGCGCTCAAGGCTGCCGTCACCGACAAGACCGCCGCTATCCTGATCGAGCCGATTCAGGGCGAAGGCGGCATCCGCCCGGTGCCCGATCAATGCCTGAAAGGGCTGCGCGATCTCTGCGACGAGACCGGCGCGCTCCTGATCTTCGACGAGGTGCAATGCGGCGTGGGCCGCTCTGGCCGGCTGTTCGCGCATGAATGGGCAGGCGTCACGCCCGATATCATGATGGTCGCGAAGGGCATCGGCGGGGGCTTCCCGCTGGGCGCGGTGCTGGCGACCGAGGAGGCCGCCTCCGGCATGGTCGCGGGCACGCATGGCTCGACCTATGGCGGTAACCCGCTGGGCTGCGCGGTCGGCGCCAGGGTGATGGAGATCGTCTCCGAGCCCGCTTTCCTCGACCAGGTGAACGCCAAGGCAGGTTTCCTGCGCCAGAAGCTCGAAGGGCTGATCGCGGCGCATCCCGAAACGTTCGAAAGCGTGCGCGGCACCGGACTGATGCTGGGGCTCAAATGCAAGCGCGCGCCGGCCGATCTCGTGGTCGCCGCTTATGACCAGCACCTGCTGACCGTCCCGGCGGCGGATAACGTGCTGCGCCTGCTGCCCGCGCTGAACATTTCCGAGGCCGATCTGGCCGAGGCGGTGACCCGGCTCGATGCCGCCGCGTCGCAACTCGAAAAGGCCGCCTGA
- the argF gene encoding ornithine carbamoyltransferase: MNHFLDIHKTDPAALRSMIDQGIAMKQARNGRPKGAPDDEQPLAGHMVALIFEKPSTRTRVSFDVGVRQMGGQSMVLSGADMQLGHGETIADTARVLSRYVDLIMIRTFEEETLLEMAEYASVPVINGLTDRTHPCQIMADVMTYEEKRGPIAGKKVVWSGDGNNVFASFAHAAAQFGFDLTFTGPETLDPERAWLDLAEKAGHPITIERDPIKAVEGADLVVTDTWVSMHDPESAKERRHNQLRPYQVNEELMSHAKPDALFMHCLPAHRNDEATSGVMDGPASVIFDEAENRLHAQKAVMRYCLGK; encoded by the coding sequence ATGAACCATTTCCTCGATATCCACAAAACCGACCCCGCCGCGCTGCGGTCCATGATCGACCAGGGCATCGCGATGAAGCAGGCCCGCAACGGTCGTCCGAAAGGCGCGCCCGATGACGAGCAGCCGCTCGCCGGGCACATGGTCGCTCTGATCTTCGAGAAGCCCTCGACCCGGACCCGCGTCAGCTTCGATGTCGGCGTGCGTCAGATGGGCGGGCAATCGATGGTGCTCTCGGGCGCGGATATGCAGCTGGGCCATGGCGAGACCATCGCCGATACCGCCCGCGTTTTGTCGCGCTACGTCGATCTGATCATGATCCGGACCTTCGAGGAGGAAACACTGCTCGAGATGGCCGAATATGCCTCGGTGCCGGTGATCAACGGCCTGACCGACCGCACTCACCCCTGCCAGATCATGGCCGATGTTATGACCTATGAAGAGAAGCGCGGGCCGATCGCGGGCAAGAAGGTGGTCTGGTCGGGCGACGGCAACAACGTCTTCGCCAGCTTCGCCCATGCCGCGGCGCAGTTCGGCTTCGATCTGACCTTCACCGGGCCGGAAACGCTCGACCCCGAACGTGCGTGGCTCGACTTGGCCGAGAAGGCGGGCCACCCGATCACGATAGAGCGCGATCCGATCAAGGCGGTCGAAGGCGCCGATCTGGTTGTCACCGACACCTGGGTGTCGATGCATGATCCGGAATCTGCGAAGGAGCGTCGCCACAACCAGCTGCGGCCCTACCAGGTCAACGAGGAGCTGATGAGCCACGCCAAGCCCGACGCGCTCTTCATGCATTGCCTGCCCGCGCACCGCAATGACGAGGCGACGAGCGGCGTCATGGACGGCCCAGCCTCGGTGATCTTCGACGAGGCAGAGAACCGTCTGCACGCGCAAAAGGCGGTGATGCGCTACTGCCTCGGCAAGTGA
- the yihA gene encoding ribosome biogenesis GTP-binding protein YihA/YsxC, which yields MELNFPLAEEPDDFARERGRKLFAAPVDFLKGVVAMKGLPPADRIEVCFAGRSNVGKSSLINALTNRRNLARASNTPGRTQEINYFTTQDGPYLVDLPGYGFAQAPVAVVAKWQALLKDYLSGRATLRRAFVLIDTRHGVKAVDEEILTLLDRAAVPFQVVMTKADKVSAKDCEKVLDQVRKALAKHPAAFPEIVLTSSEKGEGIETLRAIIAGLE from the coding sequence ATGGAGTTGAATTTCCCGCTGGCCGAAGAGCCCGACGATTTCGCGCGTGAGCGTGGGCGCAAGCTGTTCGCCGCCCCCGTCGATTTCCTCAAGGGCGTCGTCGCGATGAAGGGGCTACCACCCGCCGACCGCATTGAGGTTTGCTTCGCGGGACGATCCAATGTCGGCAAGTCAAGCCTGATCAACGCGCTCACGAACCGCCGCAACCTCGCGCGCGCATCGAACACGCCGGGCCGCACGCAGGAGATCAACTATTTCACCACGCAGGACGGACCCTATCTGGTCGACCTTCCGGGCTACGGCTTCGCGCAGGCCCCGGTCGCGGTGGTCGCGAAATGGCAGGCGTTGCTGAAGGATTACCTGTCCGGCCGCGCGACGCTGCGTCGCGCCTTCGTGCTGATCGACACGCGCCACGGCGTCAAAGCGGTAGACGAGGAGATCCTGACGCTGCTTGACCGCGCCGCCGTCCCATTTCAGGTCGTGATGACGAAGGCCGACAAGGTCAGCGCGAAAGATTGCGAAAAGGTGCTGGATCAGGTGCGTAAGGCGCTGGCCAAACACCCTGCCGCCTTCCCCGAGATCGTACTGACCTCGTCCGAAAAGGGCGAAGGGATCGAGACGCTGCGCGCGATCATCGCCGGGCTGGAGTGA
- a CDS encoding MOSC domain-containing protein gives MSATLSRIYRHPIKSIGVEELKDASLEEGRVLPCDREWAVLHERSKIGVDAEGRADGWGQKINFVIGRSAPGLMGVTSRMLENGHILLEHPEQWHLEIDPERELDQRKLLEWLRPFWPESAPRPTALVRGPDRAFTDDPLPYVSLIGQASLDDLSARVGKPIDRRRFRANLWVEGWEPFAEMDLIGKTVRVGEAELQLRACIGRCRATDASIETGERDIDMLAELERHYGHTDLGVFCLVTKQGRIARGDKIEVL, from the coding sequence ATGAGCGCAACGCTCTCTCGCATCTACCGACATCCGATCAAGTCGATCGGGGTAGAGGAACTGAAGGACGCGTCCCTTGAAGAGGGGCGCGTCTTGCCTTGCGACCGGGAGTGGGCGGTGCTGCATGAGCGCTCCAAGATCGGTGTCGATGCGGAGGGGCGCGCGGATGGCTGGGGCCAGAAGATCAACTTCGTGATCGGACGTTCCGCGCCGGGCCTGATGGGGGTGACGTCGCGGATGCTCGAGAACGGACACATTCTGCTGGAGCACCCCGAGCAATGGCATCTCGAGATCGATCCCGAGCGTGAGCTCGACCAGCGCAAACTGTTGGAATGGCTGCGCCCGTTCTGGCCCGAGAGCGCGCCGCGCCCGACCGCGCTGGTACGCGGCCCCGACCGGGCTTTCACCGATGATCCCCTGCCCTATGTCTCGCTGATCGGGCAGGCTTCGCTCGACGATCTCTCGGCGCGTGTGGGCAAGCCCATCGACCGCCGCCGCTTCCGCGCCAATCTCTGGGTCGAGGGCTGGGAGCCCTTCGCCGAGATGGACCTGATCGGGAAAACGGTACGCGTGGGCGAGGCAGAGCTGCAACTGCGCGCCTGTATCGGGCGTTGTCGCGCGACGGACGCCAGTATCGAGACGGGCGAGCGCGACATCGACATGCTGGCAGAGCTGGAACGCCATTACGGGCATACTGACCTTGGCGTATTCTGCCTCGTCACAAAACAGGGCCGCATCGCGCGCGGCGACAAGATCGAGGTACTCTGA